The sequence AACGAAACTGATGTCATCAGGAGCATACATGTGCTTTTGGAAAGAGAAAGAAATGGCAAAATGCAGTCAAAACAAAGGGTAAATCAACATTTTAGGTACACATTGAGTCATCACAGACAAACAAATGAGCTGAACTTTGTTTTAAATACCCACACATAAAACTACAGTTAGTGAAGGCTGAGTAAAAGTTTTTATTAGTTCGTCAGATCTtataacacaacaaaacagataACCGGAGGAGGGTTATGAAGGATGGTTGAATTAAATTACCACACACAACATTTCTACTGGCTTAcactctatctgtctgtctctgattCATATCAGATAACGTCTTTAATAAAGTTATTCTTCCTCACCTGGCAGTGCTGCAGGGCCAGTTCAAACACTTCTGTTGTGCTTCCAATCAGACCAACTCCAATACTGTCCAGTAGCATTCTTTTACTGCGCTGGAGGACTACGGAGGACAAGTGCCGTGGCTTTACTTCACTGATAAACCTCCCGAAGCTGGCTGTGACTGTGTCCTCAGGGGCAGGACGCTTCATGACTGCAGGGAGAATACAGAGAGTGGTGAAGGAAAAGAAGGcaaaagctgaagaaaaacaaaGGACAGAAGTAAGTGATAACTCTACAGCtgctatagagaaaaaaaaaatcagtagaatTCATATTTTAGTTAGATTATACTTATCATTAAAAGTTTACCTTCCACGGCAGACATGTGCACTCCTCTGACAGCCCAAACCGGTCTAATGGTTTTCTGcagaacagaaaataaaaaaatatatttaatgacaactgtaaagtctgagaaacactggttaaattataataaaaatatagttttacatCACAAATCCTTTGTTGGCAGTGATTTCCTGCCCTTTCATTTTCAGACAAATGGAACTCTAGCATCACTTTAATGATATCTCCACTTGTCTGTCTGTTGTACTTGTGTAGTGGTATTGTTGCAGGTGTAGTACTGTACATGTAATTTGTTCAACATTTCATAAAAAATCTTGTAAATTAGAGCCAAATATGTAGCAGTCAAAGCTCTATAAAATGACTTTATGCATGGACTCATTAACAAGTTCACTGCCATGATTAAAATAACCCACAGAAATAAACCTATATAAATATCCTTCGTACTTACCCGTAGTGTGGAGATCATGGCTTCAGTTTGGTGttgctcttcttttttctttcctttagaTGGTCTGTCTTCTGGTTTTTTATGTTCTTCTGGTCGAGTAAAGAGTTTGTGCAGGATGCTGATGCTGTCATAGAGGTTCCCTACTTATATAGCTGATGACTTATATAAGCCACCCAGACTGCCCCAGAAGGAACCAGGAAGGGCAGGTGTATCCATAACATTCATCAGAATAAGGAGGAATTTCCAGAGTGGGCTCTATCAGCATTATCTACctcaggaaaagaaaaggaaagaaagtaACTTTACTGTCTTGGGTGGAGGCAGTGATGTCACTGCTCACGTTGTCTATTGTAGGTTGTGATCAGGGAATTTTCTTGAACTCCTCCTACGTGTAGAGAGGCCTTATTTATAAGTAACTGTCATCCCTCCATCAGAACAACTTCTACTTCACTTGTTTAAGCATCTTCTCCAGGTAAGACTTAATTTCCTTCTTTATATTAACTAGCATGTTGACAGTCACATGTGTTTTAGATCCAGGCTTTAAAATGCTGTGGGTTACTATGTATCATGGGTAGTTTTTGTACCTTTATTTAAAAATTGCTCTGGATTACCTACATAATGATTATTTAAGTTTATGTATTATATCAGCATATAATGTTAGACCTAAAAAGACTCATAGACATTACCAGATCACatgacttgctttttttttttttttttttttacataaattcaTCAGTTGTGCATAAAATTCTTACTTATACAGGTACCTGTTCTTTGCTCATATTTGAGCTGAATATCCAAGTCCTGCTGTTACTACTATGATAGAACAGGGGTTGTTCAGCTCTCCTGTGACTGGGCAGGGCCACATACAGTGGACTCAGGTTTCTGAAAGTGTTCAGAGACGGAACACAAAGAGGGAGCAGACTATACAGGACAAATCTGTGTTTACAATTACTTAAAGACACTATCAGTTTTTAATTTCTTTGTTCCTATTTTCCTCAATGTGCCTcttgtacactgttgcccatgaagttggaaaaaaattttttttcagatgttccagttttatttttcttatttatacacatcagtgatCATCTTTGCcatggtgcaatgattacatgctGTATtgtaagaactgtatttttttttttaacatttagactgatatatgtttatgtgttttgtaTCCCTAATagcacatatactgtacatgtcatttttaaaaatgttgtcCTTTCTGTTGTTACACCAAATGTGCAGTTTGACAAAGGAAACATTATGTCAGCATCAGACGGTTTTCCAGCCAGTTTCTATGGTGAGCCAGGAGTGTTGGGCATGTTATCTAACGGGATCAGTGCATTCCTAGTCCTTCTGCAGAACTTCAACACAGCATACACCGGGATTGCACCAGCAGGAATGGAGAATATACTTGCAGGTAAAATTCTGCTGTAATTCTAATCAGGACACACTAATATCTAAGTAATACAGTATTTTACATAGTGATTCATGATGCTTGTTCCAGGTGTTCATCTGATCCTGATCGGTTGTATCTGTCAGCTGGTGGCTGGTCTCCTGTCCTTCAGAAAATATGATCATCTAAGCGGCACTGCCTTCATTGGTTATGCTGCTCTTTGGGGTAGTTATGGTGCAACTCGCATCTACTTTGGAGCCATCACTGAAACCCCTGtgacaacattttttccttatcaGATAGACAATAATATGTCCCTATCCACTAGTGTGATAAAAAACCTGCCCCTGAATGCAACCACAGGGATCCCAGAGTCTGCTATATCAGGCCTGATCCCTTATATCCTTCTGTCCTTTCTCCTGGCATTTTGCTCAGCCACAGTTAACTATATAATGCCTTTTGTATTTGGGGCCATCACTGCCACCCTCATTTTTGAAGCAGTTGGTCTAGTAGCAGGATCCTGGGCTCTTGTCGTCTCTGGGGTCCTTGAGCTGCTCATTCTAATCTTTGCCATCTATGGTTCAGCTGCACTGCTTGTCAAAGGCCTGACTCAGCGTCATGTCCTAAAAGGCTTTGGGACCCCTCTCTTTAATGTTCTCCTGCTAGGGACGGCCAACTCTGCAAATGCCCAGAGCATTGgccaggagaaaaagaaaaacacaaagtatGCTGAGCCTATGGCCTTGGGTTTCTTCTGCAACACTGTTTGTTCTTTTATCTTTACATTCTACAGCTTTGGGTACATGAAATCCTTCAGTGTAGGAGCTGCATGGGTCTCAATTATCTCAGTTGCTCTGTTGCTGTCTAGCTACTATGCCTATCTGCGGCAAGATTGTTACCACACTACAAAGTTTGGTTTgcatgctacatattggctgatcAAAGCTTGGGAAGAGTTTGTGGCGTCTGCTCTTATTGCAGATGACACTGAAGTGTCAACAGGGAGAGAAACAATGGTGGGAAACTGGTTCTTTGTGATGGCAGCATTGGTGCTCTGCATGGGAAGTGTGAACGCAGATGTCCTAGAACTGATCCACAACATGCTCTTTGTCCTGGTCACCCTCTCTACAATCCCCCAGATCCCTCTGCAGGGATACCACATTTTCTTTGGTGTAGCTTGTTGCCTTTTTACTGCAGCCTCACTCTATGGCACCTTTGCACGACTCATCAACACCATAGCAGAGAAGTCTCTCATCCCTGTAGGTCCACAGCCCATCTCCACTGAGAAACTAAAGAAATCTTTGACATGCAACAGGTTTAAAAACAAAGGCCATGAGGAGCCACCGATAACTGAGCAAGCCTCTGATGCCCTGTTTTACCTTTTAAATGGGGTTTCAAGTCTCTCAGCTCTCCATACGAGTGTGGCCAGCACAAATACTACCTTTCTCCATCTCACTGTTCCTTGGGTTCTCATCTCTGGAGCTGTTGTCCAGACCTATGTCAGCCGACTCCAGCTCACAGATGGTCAGTTTGGTTCAGTCACCTCATCCATCTATGCGGCAGTGTGGGCAACCTGGACCTGGTTTAGGTTTGGAGGTAAGTCAACCATGGGTGATAAAATTAGTAGTTTTATGCATCAATTACAGTGCATGAAATATTAATCACAAATCATTTCATTCCAGGTAACCTGCTTCAGTTTTCCACTGAAGCAACTTATGGTTTTGCAGCAGGAGCCATAGCGTTCCTGGTTATTAATGCATCTCTGATACTAATTGGTAAGTTTGCTAAATAAGTCATAAAGAGAATAACATGTTTTTGTGCTAATGTTCATAAGACACATTATTTGTTCCAGCTGCCTACAGGAACCtggttttgctgtttttaacaACCATCATGGAGGTTGGACTGGTTTGTTTCCTGCTTTCCACTATGCAGCATCTACCATACGAACTGGAAAGTAAGTATGAATAACCTCATTTTGAAAACACTTCTTTTCCTGTTGGTcaaataaaaattaaacattCAACAGTATTCACTTGAACCTTGTTGCATTTGCTCCACAGTGGCCATGCTTGctcttctgtctgtaatctgtaTTTATGGAGCTCTGGCATCACTGATCAACTGTACCTTCTCACAGAGGATGCTGCCTCTGGGCCCTGCTTTATTAAAGGTAACCCATCAAAACACTGCTGTATTTCCCTTCTGTTGTGGTCTATAATCTGTATTGTTCATCTGTAGTGTTCATTGTACGTGGTCTTTTACAGGAGGAAATTAAACAGGAGACTGCCTCAGAGCCTCCCTGTCCTGTGGCTGACTCACAACACACCAGTGGCCTCCTGAAGATTGCTGGTCTTCTGGGAGAAGGTGGAGTGTGTGGTATTCCCACAGACACTGTGTATGCCCTGGCTGCGTCCTGCAAAAACCCTCAGGCTATAGAGAAAATCTACAACATTAAAGTAAGAatgaaaaataacattatgattttaaatgaaaTATGCTCATAATCATGTTTCAAACTGCAGCATATTATTGTAAAACTCATGAATCTCTGACCTGTAACAGGACAGACCAGCGGAGAAGCCCATCTGTATTTGCATCTCTACTGTTGAGCAGCTGGTGGCAGCCAAGCCTCCTTTCAGTCCTCTGCTCTGGGAGTTCATGAGGAATGTGTATCCTGGAGGCATCAGCTGCATTGTCAGCAAAGGAGACTGGCTGTTTAAACTGGGTAAATTGGCTCTAAAAGTTACATGAGGCAATCATGCGCAGCGTTATCTTCAATATAATGGCTTTTGCTGTACCTTTCAGTTTTGTTCTTGAATTCACCCTCTACAGGAGTAGGACCAGCCTATGACCGCGTTGGTACTAACAACAGCATCATGATCCGTGTTCCTGACCACACTGTGACCAGTCACCTGTGTGACATCACTGGACCCCTTGCCATTACTTCAGCCAATCCCAGTGGAGAGCCCGACAGCACCCACCACAGCATGGTCATCAGGTAAAAACCTCTTCACGTGGCTCTGCTGCATAGAACTCTCACTCCAGTGTGTCTGCTGCTAATAAACCACATAAACATTTCTGTTTCACTGCAGTCGACTGGGACACAAGATCCAAGGTGTTCTGTGTGACGGAGAGTCTAATGAAGTTGTTGCTTCCACTGTCGTCAACTGCCTGAGGATTGATGAAGGTACAAGGCAAAGTCACATTTAACAAATTATAGTTTTTGGTTTCAGTAAGAACTTGCTCATTCATTCCACTCAATCTTATTTTTCTATAGGAATCATCACCATTGTGAGAGAAGGCTGCGTCCCTGCAGTTAACGTCCTCCAGATCTTTGAAAGAGTGAAAAGTACAACGGTGTGATTGTCTCATGTGTTTTTCTCCTTTGCTCTACACTCTTGGTTCCTCTTCAGCTTCAGTACTTCTACTTACAAAGCCTAGGACACTTGAtgaacaaaagtttgacagttataTGTGTTACCTGAAAGCCAGAATATCTGGTCAAATGTTCCCTAGTCACTGTTTCTCAGCcttagaaatgaagaaaatatttaactttgttggtttactgttttaaattgaaaaattatatattttatatatttaaagtTCATCTTATTTTTCATTGAtctgatttttacaattgttctAACTGTAAATGTAACAGAACCTATCTATTGGTGTATGTATTATAGTCCATTATGTATTTGTATACTGAGTaaatgttttaataaaataatgaatttaAATAATACTGTCTAATGTTGTCTCGAAGGGAGAAAGGTATTACATTGTCAAGTAAAGTCACAGAAATCTTAATTTTGTTGTGCAAAAGTAAACAGTGTTTTAAATAacgaattaaaaataaaatacaatatgataAAAGATTCAAAACTTACAAAATGTCACACATCAAACAAAATACAGGATATAATGGGAACATACTAGATGTGCTTGCACCCACTAAAAAAACTCAGCagagaaaatggttaaaaaagcGCTCATCCAAATGGATGTCAGTTTTACACCCTTGTCTCCAGTTCCCTCCCAAAATTTCAAGTTCCATGTGGCATCACAGGAAAAACAATTTTAGCACATCTACATGACAAAAGCAAAACAGAGGCTTATGTAAAGATCGAACACAGAATGCTGTCTGATAGTGATAGTAGCATCATCTTTATAAGTCACAAGAACCCTGGATTGTACCaatgaaaacttaaatatattGTTCAATCTGATGTGAGCAGAGGTagattaaagctgcgtatgactttcgtcaccaatttttcattaaatctgtaaaacccaagcgATAGCCTATCCCCCCggcctttttggaattccacatagctgcagcagcaagaagcaatgaagccgtttccgtgtttgttgctgctgcagccatactgcggctgcgtggaattcccattcccacagtgcacttcgcaacaaaatttctgaaaaggcccgagtgatagACTAGTTGTGAtgggagtacactttgaagttgttcatcatgagggaagtgattcagttgCGTAAttacagaaagactaatggattcatgatgcttaggct is a genomic window of Sphaeramia orbicularis chromosome 10, fSphaOr1.1, whole genome shotgun sequence containing:
- the LOC115427453 gene encoding uncharacterized protein LOC115427453, translating into MGSVNADVLELIHNMLFVLVTLSTIPQIPLQGYHIFFGVACCLFTAASLYGTFARLINTIAEKSLIPVGPQPISTEKLKKSLTCNRFKNKGHEEPPITEQASDALFYLLNGVSSLSALHTSVASTNTTFLHLTVPWVLISGAVVQTYVSRLQLTDGQFGSVTSSIYAAVWATWTWFRFGGNLLQFSTEATYGFAAGAIAFLVINASLILIAAYRNLVLLFLTTIMEVGLVCFLLSTMQHLPYELEMAMLALLSVICIYGALASLINCTFSQRMLPLGPALLKEEIKQETASEPPCPVADSQHTSGLLKIAGLLGEGGVCGIPTDTVYALAASCKNPQAIEKIYNIKDRPAEKPICICISTVEQLVAAKPPFSPLLWEFMRNVYPGGISCIVSKGDWLFKLGVGPAYDRVGTNNSIMIRVPDHTVTSHLCDITGPLAITSANPSGEPDSTHHSMVISRLGHKIQGVLCDGESNEVVASTVVNCLRIDEGIITIVREGCVPAVNVLQIFERVKSTTV